In one Pseudomonas purpurea genomic region, the following are encoded:
- a CDS encoding nuclear transport factor 2 family protein yields MSDAHRALITEFYQAFQRLDAEAMSACYTEDVVFSDPAFGELRGRDAGDMWRMLASRAKDFSLTFDNVRADERTGSAHWVATYLFGQTGNTVVNDIQARFVFRDGKICEHHDHFSLWRWSRQALGFKGLLLGWTPLVGNAVRAQALKGLKAFQASR; encoded by the coding sequence ATGAGTGATGCCCACCGCGCATTGATCACTGAGTTCTATCAAGCATTCCAGCGGCTGGATGCCGAGGCCATGAGCGCCTGCTACACCGAGGATGTGGTGTTCAGTGATCCGGCGTTCGGCGAACTGCGTGGGCGCGATGCCGGCGACATGTGGCGCATGCTGGCCAGCCGGGCCAAAGACTTCTCCCTGACCTTCGACAACGTCCGTGCGGACGAGCGCACCGGCAGCGCCCATTGGGTCGCGACCTACCTGTTCGGCCAGACCGGCAACACCGTGGTCAACGACATCCAGGCGCGTTTCGTTTTCCGTGATGGCAAGATCTGCGAGCACCACGATCACTTCAGTCTGTGGCGCTGGTCGCGTCAGGCGCTGGGTTTCAAAGGCCTGTTGCTGGGTTGGACGCCGCTGGTGGGCAACGCTGTTCGCGCCCAGGCCTTGAAGGGGCTGAAGGCATTCCAGGCCAGTCGCTGA
- a CDS encoding DUF1120 domain-containing protein, which yields MNLSRYLIPALAPLVLSGFTPLAWALADDCQLNISQPVLDYGLMNRAIRPDATSERRLGERRLSLNLNCSQPIDMSVFYRAMTATVERFYFAEHGSYEMQIRDAVLDGQSVDLGLIASVGQAPVHTASSLIWRPEHGVVPIRAGIPVQGKSFSAQLELSAWAQEQALQVRDAVTWETSGIFNAIAAGRTREVTLRASFAPGACEPRLSNAGLVDFGTLSKKDLNTDKSTQLPPKTLVLQVTCDAPTHFALLMQDNREGTATVNSEIYYGLGLDNSANKIGLYSLNFNPTDATADNFARLYRTDSTTGGVAWSSASANPIPIGNKSYLGFTDSAGSTAGPVVIQNLSTTVTVDAVIAPTKNLDLSTAIDLDGSGTIEIIYL from the coding sequence ATGAACCTGTCCCGCTATTTGATCCCGGCCCTCGCGCCCTTGGTGCTGAGCGGATTCACGCCTCTGGCCTGGGCGCTTGCCGATGACTGTCAGCTCAACATCAGCCAACCGGTGCTCGATTACGGGCTGATGAACCGGGCGATACGTCCCGATGCAACCTCCGAACGCCGACTGGGCGAGCGCCGCTTGAGCCTGAACCTGAACTGTTCGCAGCCCATCGACATGAGCGTGTTCTACCGGGCCATGACCGCGACCGTTGAACGCTTTTACTTTGCCGAACACGGCAGCTATGAGATGCAGATTCGCGATGCTGTGCTCGATGGTCAGTCAGTAGACCTTGGGTTGATTGCCAGTGTTGGCCAGGCACCTGTACACACCGCTTCAAGCCTGATTTGGCGACCTGAACACGGGGTGGTTCCCATTCGGGCCGGCATCCCCGTGCAGGGGAAAAGTTTCTCTGCGCAACTGGAGCTTTCCGCCTGGGCTCAGGAGCAAGCACTGCAAGTGCGTGACGCAGTGACATGGGAGACCAGCGGAATATTCAATGCTATCGCGGCGGGGCGAACCCGGGAGGTCACCCTGCGGGCCAGCTTCGCGCCGGGCGCCTGCGAACCGAGGCTGTCCAATGCAGGCCTGGTCGACTTCGGCACACTGTCAAAAAAAGACTTGAACACCGACAAGAGCACCCAATTGCCGCCCAAAACCCTGGTGTTGCAGGTTACCTGTGATGCGCCGACCCATTTCGCCCTGCTCATGCAGGACAACCGCGAAGGCACGGCCACGGTCAATAGCGAGATTTACTACGGCCTGGGTTTGGATAACAGCGCCAACAAAATCGGTCTGTATTCGCTGAACTTCAACCCGACCGACGCCACCGCCGACAACTTCGCTCGCCTCTATCGAACCGACTCCACCACCGGTGGCGTGGCCTGGAGCAGCGCCAGCGCGAACCCGATCCCGATCGGCAACAAAAGCTACCTGGGGTTCACCGACAGCGCTGGCAGCACCGCGGGGCCGGTCGTAATCCAGAACCTCAGCACCACGGTGACCGTGGACGCGGTCATCGCCCCCACCAAGAACCTGGACCTGAGCACGGCCATCGACCTCGATGGCTCGGGGACGATCGAAATTATTTACCTGTAA
- a CDS encoding fimbria/pilus outer membrane usher protein produces the protein MNTVLFYRDCEAVPAIRVIAHPHLSRLWAKAALLLGNLLLLLNAHGDVSLPASFDRSTLQQRGIDPVLATLLLATPRFTAGKHPVTLTVNGQRHGRVDVMFNRDGSLCFDRALLDAANLSVPTRTQGDTPCHDFLGTWPQALIEQAPASLGLSLVVPTDAIRSATRDFSGYQTGGIAGLLNYDVTGLHSRSGDQSSRYASANTELGFNAGDWIVRSRQVQTWQDDVSRTTHLAAYAQRTFARQQAVLQAGQINLYNPVLAGAQITGVQVMTEQALLVEGQTTLIEGVAHSQAQVEVRQNGSLIHSTVVPAGPFSLNNVRRLNSRSDVEVTVKESDGSERRFTVPAAMLGIGLPAPGYSLAAGQVRNVGDTPNNAPWVISGGWSGALSPQALFSAGLTGTTDYRAAGMSLGLLPWPDTQIQATLQSTHATRNERAQGIQTNLTLSQRLGEQWSINAASSYRTFGYRELENAVFDASSQSSTSRYRDQQSTALAWSHPSLGAFSGGLSHATSFAGQSSSRALASWGTRLGNVSVSATAEWQVSGTQRSDDSLYLNLSIPLGENRRARTWVRSSGSEYRSGVGLSEQINDQLSYRIGVERDTRDKQVQSSAGVSLLPRYSQLDLNYTRSDAERSSYQASARGGAVLHSGGLTLSPYPVRDTFALLSVGDMDAIKVSTPSGPVWTDWQGQAVIAHVAAYGRSPVQVDTRSLPRNADINNGLAVISAGRGAVDNVEFGITLTRRALLKVTTDNGLPLPRGATVNTEEGEFVTLVQDGGLVFLPNVLDTRALWITVPGLERCELRFDLPAKADAQAYYETAPARCRAPRG, from the coding sequence ATGAACACAGTATTGTTTTACCGTGATTGCGAAGCCGTGCCCGCTATTCGGGTCATCGCTCATCCTCACCTGTCACGGCTCTGGGCCAAGGCAGCGTTGTTGCTGGGCAACCTGCTGCTGTTGCTCAATGCCCATGGCGATGTTTCGTTGCCAGCATCGTTTGACAGAAGCACGTTGCAACAACGCGGTATCGATCCGGTGCTGGCAACCTTGCTGCTGGCAACACCGCGCTTCACTGCCGGAAAACATCCCGTCACCCTCACGGTCAACGGTCAGCGCCACGGTCGGGTGGACGTCATGTTCAATCGCGATGGCTCGCTGTGCTTTGATCGCGCCTTGCTGGACGCGGCAAACCTGAGCGTTCCCACCCGAACGCAGGGCGATACACCCTGCCACGATTTTCTCGGCACTTGGCCGCAAGCCTTGATCGAACAAGCCCCGGCAAGCCTGGGCTTGTCACTGGTCGTGCCCACCGATGCGATACGCTCCGCGACACGAGACTTCTCGGGTTATCAAACCGGTGGCATCGCCGGTTTGCTCAATTACGACGTCACGGGTCTGCACAGCCGATCCGGTGACCAGTCGAGTCGCTATGCATCGGCCAACACCGAGCTTGGCTTCAACGCTGGTGACTGGATCGTACGCAGTCGTCAGGTGCAGACCTGGCAGGACGATGTTTCGCGCACCACCCATTTGGCGGCTTACGCTCAACGCACCTTCGCCCGTCAGCAAGCGGTGCTGCAGGCGGGTCAGATCAACCTCTACAACCCGGTACTGGCCGGCGCGCAGATCACCGGTGTGCAGGTGATGACCGAACAGGCGCTGCTGGTCGAAGGGCAAACTACCCTAATCGAAGGCGTCGCTCACAGTCAGGCACAGGTCGAGGTCAGGCAGAACGGTTCGCTGATCCATTCCACCGTCGTTCCCGCCGGTCCGTTTTCCCTGAACAATGTGCGCCGGCTCAACAGTCGCTCCGACGTGGAAGTCACCGTCAAGGAGAGCGATGGCAGCGAGCGGCGCTTTACCGTCCCCGCCGCCATGCTCGGTATCGGCCTGCCTGCGCCTGGTTATTCGCTGGCGGCCGGACAGGTACGCAATGTCGGAGATACACCAAACAACGCGCCATGGGTGATCAGCGGTGGCTGGAGCGGCGCACTCTCGCCACAGGCCCTATTCAGCGCAGGCCTGACGGGCACGACCGATTATCGCGCGGCGGGAATGAGCCTGGGGTTGCTGCCCTGGCCCGACACACAGATTCAAGCCACTCTTCAAAGTACCCACGCCACTCGCAACGAACGCGCCCAGGGGATTCAGACCAACCTGACCCTGTCCCAACGCTTGGGCGAGCAATGGTCGATCAATGCCGCAAGCTCATACCGGACCTTCGGTTACCGCGAACTCGAGAATGCGGTGTTCGACGCCAGCTCGCAAAGCAGCACGTCTCGTTACCGCGACCAACAAAGCACAGCACTGGCCTGGTCGCATCCGTCGCTGGGGGCATTCAGCGGCGGTCTTTCACATGCCACCTCATTCGCCGGTCAGAGCAGCAGCCGCGCCCTTGCGTCCTGGGGCACCCGCCTGGGCAACGTATCCGTTTCGGCAACGGCCGAATGGCAAGTCAGCGGCACCCAACGCAGCGACGACAGCCTTTACCTCAATCTCAGCATTCCTTTAGGCGAGAACCGTCGGGCGCGAACCTGGGTACGCAGTTCCGGTAGCGAGTACCGCAGCGGTGTGGGCTTGAGTGAGCAAATCAATGATCAACTGAGTTACCGGATCGGCGTTGAACGCGACACACGCGATAAACAGGTGCAGTCCTCAGCCGGTGTTTCGCTCTTGCCGCGCTACAGCCAACTGGACCTGAACTACACCCGCTCCGACGCCGAACGCTCCAGCTATCAGGCCAGTGCCCGTGGCGGCGCGGTGCTGCACAGCGGCGGTTTGACGCTGTCGCCCTACCCCGTGCGCGACACCTTTGCGCTGCTTTCGGTGGGCGACATGGACGCCATCAAAGTCTCGACGCCCAGCGGTCCGGTCTGGACGGACTGGCAAGGCCAGGCCGTGATTGCGCACGTGGCCGCGTATGGCCGCAGCCCAGTGCAGGTCGATACCCGCTCGCTGCCGCGCAATGCCGATATCAACAACGGACTGGCGGTGATTTCTGCCGGTCGCGGGGCCGTCGACAACGTCGAGTTCGGGATCACGTTGACCCGTCGAGCATTGCTCAAGGTCACCACCGACAACGGTTTGCCACTGCCTCGCGGCGCCACTGTGAATACCGAGGAGGGCGAGTTCGTCACCCTGGTGCAGGACGGCGGCCTGGTGTTTTTGCCCAACGTACTCGACACCCGTGCGCTATGGATAACCGTGCCGGGGCTGGAGCGCTGCGAACTGCGTTTCGACCTCCCGGCCAAGGCCGATGCCCAGGCGTACTACGAGACCGCCCCCGCCCGGTGCCGGGCACCCCGAGGATGA
- a CDS encoding response regulator yields MRVIITDDHPVVRIGLRMLIESSKTCTVVGEAEGPESLFSLLSSTPCDLLITDFSMPGNQQADGLKMLSMVRRHYPAMPVILVTMYANVATLRAVLAQGVMAIVTKSASATELPMAIKSVVEGRRFLSECLRGALAQADTGGQPHPPLLSAKEHEVVRMLASGMTVSEIAVHFQRSVSTISKQKNMAMIRLGISTDVGLFAYARDSGMSL; encoded by the coding sequence ATGCGCGTAATTATTACTGACGACCATCCTGTTGTTCGCATCGGGTTACGGATGCTCATCGAATCCAGCAAGACATGCACCGTGGTGGGGGAAGCCGAAGGGCCCGAGAGCCTGTTCAGCCTTCTTTCAAGCACGCCGTGCGATCTGTTGATTACGGACTTCTCCATGCCGGGCAACCAGCAGGCCGATGGTCTGAAGATGTTGAGCATGGTTCGGCGTCATTACCCTGCGATGCCGGTCATCCTGGTGACGATGTATGCCAACGTAGCGACATTGAGGGCGGTCCTCGCTCAAGGTGTAATGGCGATCGTCACGAAGAGCGCGTCAGCAACGGAACTGCCCATGGCAATCAAATCGGTGGTCGAAGGACGACGTTTTCTCAGTGAGTGCTTACGCGGGGCGCTGGCTCAAGCAGACACAGGTGGTCAGCCGCATCCCCCTTTGCTGTCGGCTAAAGAACATGAAGTCGTGAGAATGCTCGCCAGCGGTATGACCGTCAGTGAAATCGCCGTCCACTTCCAGCGCAGCGTGTCGACGATCAGTAAACAAAAAAATATGGCCATGATCAGGCTGGGTATCTCCACGGATGTGGGGCTGTTTGCCTACGCCCGTGACAGTGGCATGTCGCTCTAG
- a CDS encoding HU family DNA-binding protein, whose translation MALTKDQLIADIAEAIDAPKTTARNALDQLGQIVADQLENGGEITLPGIGKLKVTERPARTGRNPSTGAAIEIAAKKVIKLVVAKGLTDAVNK comes from the coding sequence ATGGCTCTTACTAAAGACCAACTGATCGCCGATATCGCTGAAGCCATCGACGCGCCGAAAACCACCGCGCGTAACGCTCTGGACCAACTGGGCCAGATCGTTGCTGATCAACTGGAAAACGGCGGCGAAATCACCCTGCCAGGTATCGGTAAGCTGAAAGTGACCGAGCGTCCTGCCCGTACCGGCCGTAACCCTTCGACTGGCGCTGCCATCGAAATCGCTGCCAAGAAAGTTATCAAGCTGGTTGTGGCCAAAGGCCTGACCGACGCTGTTAACAAGTAA
- the rlmF gene encoding 23S rRNA (adenine(1618)-N(6))-methyltransferase RlmF, translated as MTAPSKPKAPRQKPKPATPAKAVEPREKASLHPRNRHQGRYNFPALIKTTPELAKFVIINPYGKESIDFASPDAVRVFNRALLKSFYGVAHWDIPADYLCPPVPGRADYVHFLADLLASVNDGEIPRGAPVKVLDIGMGANCVYPLIGYSDYRWHFLGSEIDPTAVAAAKAIVQSNGLNKAIQLRQQSNPKHILLGLLEPGERFDLTMCNPPFHASMDEATRGSERKWRALGRADPKRKLPVLNFGGQSAELWCEGGEARFVTQLIAESAHFQHKVLWFSTLVSKASNLPAIETALKKAGVLESQVVEMSQGQKKSRFVAWTFQTKSEQQVWRERWVRKS; from the coding sequence ATGACCGCCCCTAGCAAACCCAAAGCCCCGCGCCAAAAGCCAAAACCCGCGACCCCGGCCAAAGCCGTCGAACCGCGCGAGAAGGCCAGCCTGCATCCGCGCAACCGCCACCAGGGTCGTTACAACTTCCCCGCGCTGATCAAGACCACGCCGGAACTGGCGAAGTTCGTGATCATCAACCCGTACGGCAAGGAAAGCATCGACTTCGCCAGCCCGGACGCGGTGCGGGTGTTCAACCGGGCGCTGCTCAAGTCGTTCTACGGCGTCGCCCATTGGGACATCCCGGCGGACTACCTCTGCCCACCGGTTCCGGGCCGTGCCGACTATGTGCACTTCCTGGCCGACCTGCTGGCCAGTGTCAACGACGGCGAGATCCCACGCGGTGCGCCGGTCAAGGTGCTCGATATCGGCATGGGCGCCAACTGCGTCTATCCGCTGATCGGCTACAGCGACTACCGCTGGCACTTCCTGGGCTCGGAAATCGACCCGACGGCCGTGGCTGCCGCCAAAGCCATTGTGCAGTCCAACGGGCTGAACAAAGCCATCCAGTTGCGCCAGCAAAGCAATCCCAAGCACATTCTGCTGGGCCTGCTCGAACCCGGCGAACGCTTTGACCTGACCATGTGCAACCCACCGTTCCACGCCTCGATGGACGAGGCTACCCGGGGCAGTGAGCGTAAATGGCGCGCCCTGGGCCGCGCCGATCCAAAACGCAAACTGCCGGTGCTGAACTTTGGCGGTCAGTCGGCAGAATTGTGGTGTGAAGGCGGCGAAGCGCGATTTGTGACGCAACTGATCGCCGAGAGTGCGCACTTCCAACACAAAGTACTCTGGTTCAGCACTCTGGTCTCGAAGGCATCAAACCTGCCAGCGATTGAGACGGCCCTGAAAAAGGCCGGCGTCCTGGAAAGCCAGGTGGTGGAAATGTCTCAGGGGCAGAAGAAAAGCCGCTTCGTGGCCTGGACCTTCCAGACCAAGTCCGAGCAGCAAGTCTGGCGCGAGCGCTGGGTCCGAAAGAGCTAA
- a CDS encoding DUF1120 domain-containing protein: protein MNNKLSILTAALLLTGASSAFAASSTDLTVKGLITPSACTPTLSSGGIVDHGKISAKDLRPNNYTDLPRITLQMNMNCDAPTTYALNGIDNRESSAPSSISYGLGLINNTQKIGMFYLQFLNAVADGVGTEPLESSDNGLTWIDSADAIWPRQRLAGFGDQSSGAWYPQAIKDLTTDLIVITAIAPARGLDLTNEVTIDGSATLEVKYL from the coding sequence ATGAACAACAAGCTATCCATCCTGACCGCTGCATTGCTCCTCACCGGAGCATCATCGGCTTTCGCCGCGTCCAGTACCGACCTCACCGTCAAGGGGCTGATCACCCCAAGTGCGTGCACGCCAACCCTGTCCAGTGGTGGCATCGTCGACCACGGCAAGATCTCGGCCAAGGATCTCAGGCCGAACAACTACACTGATCTACCCCGTATCACGCTGCAAATGAATATGAACTGCGATGCACCCACTACTTATGCGCTGAATGGCATTGATAACCGTGAGAGCTCTGCCCCCTCGTCAATCTCGTATGGGTTGGGTCTGATCAATAACACGCAAAAAATCGGGATGTTCTACTTGCAGTTTCTGAACGCGGTAGCCGACGGCGTTGGAACCGAACCCCTGGAATCGTCCGATAACGGACTCACCTGGATAGATTCAGCAGACGCTATCTGGCCGCGCCAGAGGCTGGCAGGATTTGGTGACCAATCCAGCGGTGCGTGGTATCCGCAGGCAATCAAGGATTTGACCACGGATCTGATTGTGATTACGGCGATCGCCCCCGCCCGAGGCCTGGACCTGACCAATGAAGTGACCATTGATGGTTCGGCGACCCTTGAAGTGAAGTACCTGTAA
- a CDS encoding GIY-YIG nuclease family protein: protein MNTLSETSVSSDEATIAISKPWFVYLVRAANGSLYCGISDDPIKRFAKHQSGKGARFFLSSPAVALVYTETCRDKSEALRQERLIKKLKKSAKECLVATAAAGLSR from the coding sequence GTGAACACCCTTAGCGAAACCTCCGTCAGCAGCGATGAAGCCACGATTGCGATCAGCAAGCCCTGGTTCGTCTATCTGGTTCGCGCGGCCAACGGTTCGTTGTATTGCGGGATCAGCGACGATCCGATCAAGCGCTTTGCAAAGCATCAGAGCGGTAAAGGTGCCCGTTTTTTTCTCTCCAGCCCGGCCGTGGCGCTGGTCTACACCGAAACCTGTCGCGACAAAAGCGAAGCGTTGCGCCAGGAGCGGCTGATCAAAAAACTCAAGAAAAGCGCCAAGGAATGCCTGGTGGCGACTGCCGCTGCGGGCTTGTCTCGCTGA
- a CDS encoding fimbria/pilus chaperone family protein, with product MTMFFTCARYLTQAGIGAIALFLALQVRADGMIPDTSVVIVHEADGEAAVSVTNSDASLALLHVTIEDIPEDKEALVFVTPPLARVEASTTQLVRFILQTEKPLLTQRLKRVIFEGIPQGKPAPESGHARVGVTVRQNLPLILHPKGLAPNRTPWTDLQWSLEGGKLNVRNDTPYVVRLAQEVQLLPSAGQAMLPKTYVLPGEHISVSAPEGAATHVRFQPATVYGFAVPHYEAPIKP from the coding sequence ATGACGATGTTTTTTACTTGCGCGCGTTATCTGACGCAGGCCGGTATCGGTGCAATCGCCCTGTTTCTGGCCTTACAGGTCCGGGCCGACGGCATGATCCCCGACACCTCTGTGGTCATCGTCCATGAGGCAGACGGCGAGGCCGCCGTTTCAGTGACCAACTCTGATGCGAGCCTTGCACTGCTGCACGTCACCATCGAGGACATTCCGGAGGACAAAGAAGCCCTGGTGTTCGTGACGCCACCGCTGGCACGCGTCGAAGCCTCGACAACACAGTTGGTGCGTTTCATTCTTCAAACGGAGAAACCCTTGCTCACCCAGCGTTTGAAGCGGGTGATCTTTGAAGGCATCCCCCAAGGCAAACCCGCCCCCGAATCGGGGCACGCCCGCGTGGGTGTGACGGTGCGTCAGAACCTGCCATTGATTCTTCATCCCAAGGGGCTTGCGCCCAATCGCACCCCCTGGACCGACCTGCAATGGTCATTAGAAGGCGGCAAACTGAACGTGCGCAACGACACCCCTTACGTGGTACGTCTGGCTCAGGAGGTGCAATTGCTTCCGTCGGCAGGTCAAGCGATGTTGCCCAAGACATACGTTCTGCCCGGTGAGCACATCAGTGTTTCTGCGCCTGAAGGGGCGGCCACGCACGTGCGCTTTCAACCGGCGACCGTCTATGGCTTTGCGGTGCCGCACTACGAGGCACCGATCAAACCCTAG
- a CDS encoding glutathione S-transferase family protein has translation MSEIILHHYPTSPFAEKARLLLGFKGLSWRSVKISPVMPKPDLTALTGGYRKTPVLQIGADIYCDTALIARRLEQEKASPAFFPEGREMITATFAAWADSVVFQHAVSLVFQPESVAVRFASLPPDAVKAFVADRAGLFSGGTATRLSTELAKHQWPTIMARLEQQLQREDGDFLFGEPSIADFAMAHPLWFLKGTPVTSPLVDVYPAVSAWLARVIGFGHGAFSEMTSQEALDVARHCAPAALPDEVFNEPNGFKAGQQVSIAATDYGVDPVEGELLFAGSEELILRREDLRAGVVHVHFPRFGFRVEAK, from the coding sequence ATGTCAGAGATCATTCTTCATCATTACCCGACTTCTCCCTTTGCGGAAAAGGCCCGGTTGCTGCTGGGTTTCAAAGGCTTGTCCTGGCGTTCGGTGAAGATCTCGCCGGTGATGCCAAAACCTGACCTGACGGCGCTGACGGGTGGTTATCGCAAAACCCCTGTATTGCAGATTGGCGCTGATATCTACTGTGATACGGCGCTGATTGCCCGACGCCTGGAGCAGGAAAAAGCCTCGCCCGCGTTCTTCCCGGAAGGGCGGGAAATGATCACCGCGACGTTCGCGGCCTGGGCCGATTCGGTGGTGTTTCAGCATGCCGTGAGCCTGGTGTTTCAACCGGAATCGGTGGCGGTGCGGTTTGCCTCGTTGCCGCCAGACGCGGTGAAGGCCTTTGTCGCTGACCGTGCCGGGTTGTTCAGCGGCGGCACCGCGACGCGCCTGTCGACCGAACTGGCCAAGCACCAATGGCCGACGATCATGGCGCGTCTCGAACAGCAATTGCAGCGCGAGGACGGGGACTTTCTGTTTGGTGAGCCGTCGATTGCCGACTTCGCCATGGCTCACCCGTTATGGTTTCTCAAGGGCACGCCGGTGACCTCACCGTTGGTCGATGTTTATCCGGCTGTGTCGGCCTGGTTGGCGCGAGTGATAGGGTTCGGGCATGGCGCGTTCAGCGAGATGACTTCACAAGAAGCCCTGGACGTTGCTCGCCATTGCGCGCCGGCTGCCTTGCCGGATGAAGTGTTCAACGAGCCAAACGGCTTCAAGGCGGGGCAGCAGGTGTCGATTGCCGCGACGGATTACGGCGTTGACCCGGTGGAGGGCGAGTTGCTGTTTGCCGGCAGCGAAGAGCTGATCCTGCGCCGTGAAGATCTGCGCGCCGGGGTGGTGCATGTGCACTTTCCGCGGTTTGGGTTTCGGGTTGAAGCGAAGTAA
- a CDS encoding glutaredoxin family protein, protein MLGGVLKKFLLILLVVVVYQNWGKIERVFNPSQAVSEQTQANARVTLYATDWCGYCKLTRRFLDQKGIPYKEFDIEKDAEARKAYEALGGRGIPLIDVNGTLIRGYDPDEILAALK, encoded by the coding sequence ATGCTGGGCGGCGTACTGAAGAAATTCCTGCTGATCCTGCTGGTGGTCGTGGTCTACCAGAACTGGGGCAAGATCGAGCGGGTGTTCAACCCCTCGCAAGCGGTGTCCGAACAGACCCAGGCAAACGCCAGGGTCACGCTCTACGCCACCGACTGGTGCGGCTACTGCAAGCTGACGCGGCGTTTTCTCGACCAGAAGGGTATTCCATATAAGGAATTCGACATCGAGAAAGATGCCGAAGCGCGCAAGGCGTACGAAGCGCTGGGCGGACGAGGGATTCCGCTGATCGATGTGAACGGCACGCTGATTCGCGGGTACGACCCGGACGAGATTCTCGCCGCCCTGAAATAA
- a CDS encoding DNA polymerase III subunit chi — translation MDTPKPQQKPTHLLDDLESIRQLLGDDNLQPPLLTDTVEQARDEGQIPMLFDQVGGKPQADVIEPPTPKPAPVAPPVVEPAPAASVQQGADVMLHLDSELRAAAQLIMQDVIDDFAPHIETEIKRRLDARMERLLSQYE, via the coding sequence ATGGACACGCCAAAACCGCAGCAAAAGCCCACGCACCTGCTGGATGACCTGGAGTCGATCCGCCAATTGCTCGGCGATGACAACCTGCAACCGCCCCTGCTGACGGACACCGTCGAGCAAGCGCGTGATGAAGGCCAGATCCCGATGTTGTTCGATCAGGTCGGCGGCAAACCGCAAGCCGACGTCATCGAACCGCCAACGCCCAAACCTGCACCTGTCGCCCCCCCTGTCGTCGAACCGGCGCCAGCAGCTTCCGTCCAGCAAGGCGCTGACGTGATGTTGCACCTGGACAGCGAACTGCGCGCCGCCGCGCAATTGATCATGCAAGACGTGATCGACGACTTCGCCCCGCACATCGAAACCGAAATCAAACGCCGTTTGGATGCGCGGATGGAACGGCTCCTCAGCCAGTACGAATAA
- the yejK gene encoding nucleoid-associated protein YejK: MPIRHCIVHLIDKKPDGTPAVLHARDSELAESAAIENMLADLNESYNAKQGKAWGLFHAESGAHPFSGWLKEYLDGGKDFTAFSRVAVEHLQKLMEESNLSTGGHVLFAHYQQGMTDYLAIALLHHSEGVAVTDQLDVTPSRHLDLGQLHLAARINVSEWQNNKQSKQYISFIKGKNGKKVSEYFRDFIGCQEGVDGPGETRTLLKAFSDFVESEDLPEDSAREKTKTLVDYASSQAKLGEPMGLEELSELIDEERPKAFYDHIRNKDYGLSPEIPADKRTLNQFRRFTGRAEGLSISFEAHLLGSKIEYDEEAGTLIIKGLPTQLTDQLKRRN, translated from the coding sequence ATGCCGATCCGTCATTGCATCGTCCACCTGATCGACAAAAAACCCGACGGCACCCCTGCAGTTCTCCACGCTCGCGACTCGGAACTGGCAGAGTCCGCGGCCATCGAGAACATGCTCGCCGACCTCAACGAAAGCTATAACGCCAAACAGGGCAAGGCCTGGGGTCTGTTCCATGCCGAGTCCGGCGCGCACCCGTTCAGCGGCTGGCTGAAGGAATACCTCGATGGCGGCAAGGATTTCACTGCCTTCAGCCGCGTTGCGGTGGAACACCTGCAAAAACTGATGGAAGAATCGAACCTGTCGACCGGTGGTCACGTGCTGTTCGCCCACTATCAACAAGGCATGACCGACTACCTGGCCATCGCCCTGCTGCACCACAGCGAAGGCGTGGCGGTGACCGACCAGCTTGACGTGACGCCCTCGCGGCACCTGGACCTGGGCCAACTGCACCTGGCGGCACGCATCAACGTGTCCGAGTGGCAGAACAACAAGCAGTCCAAACAGTACATCTCGTTTATCAAAGGCAAGAACGGCAAGAAGGTTTCGGAGTATTTCCGCGACTTCATCGGCTGCCAGGAAGGTGTCGACGGTCCGGGCGAAACCCGCACCCTGCTCAAGGCCTTCAGTGACTTCGTGGAAAGCGAAGACCTGCCGGAAGACTCCGCTCGCGAGAAGACCAAGACCCTGGTCGACTATGCCAGCAGCCAGGCCAAGCTCGGTGAACCGATGGGCCTGGAAGAGCTGTCGGAACTGATCGATGAAGAACGCCCAAAAGCCTTCTACGACCACATCCGCAACAAGGATTACGGCCTCTCGCCCGAGATTCCGGCCGACAAACGCACCCTCAACCAGTTCCGCCGCTTCACCGGGCGCGCTGAAGGCCTGTCCATCAGCTTCGAAGCGCACCTGCTGGGTTCGAAGATCGAGTACGACGAAGAAGCCGGCACCCTGATCATCAAAGGCCTGCCCACCCAACTAACCGACCAACTGAAGCGTCGCAACTGA